A single Bacillus sp. OxB-1 DNA region contains:
- a CDS encoding homoserine dehydrogenase: MKNEINIGLLGFGVVGSGVAKILDNHQEDLQHKLGVPVSIKKVLVKNLNKERDCDLPADVFTTDLDEILGDSSIDLIVEVIGGTSEAREAIEKSLNAGKGVVTANKDVMAEYGLDLLQLADENKCDLFFEASVGGGIPLIRTLEDGLASDRISALTGIVNGTTNFILTKMKHENMSYEDALAEATELGFAEADPTADVDGIDAARKMVILASLAFSTEVRLDDVFVRGLREIQDGDLELAEQFGYTVKLAGSAKKNEDGIEVAVEPVLLPNSHPLASVNNEFNAVYVYGEAVGETMFYGPGAGSLPTATSVTGDIVAACRNLLMGVNGRRTHSPQHERHVKTDDQKFARYFHRIRVKDEVGVLTKLTAIYSRYGASLATVIQDSDNGVEADLIFITHQISRQQHLDIMNELNETPEVIHVLSHYRVEGESR; encoded by the coding sequence ATGAAAAATGAAATTAATATTGGATTACTAGGGTTCGGAGTGGTCGGCAGCGGTGTTGCTAAAATTCTGGACAACCACCAAGAAGATTTGCAGCATAAGCTTGGTGTTCCGGTATCCATTAAGAAAGTTCTTGTAAAGAATCTTAACAAGGAAAGGGACTGTGATCTTCCGGCGGACGTGTTCACAACCGACCTTGATGAGATTCTTGGCGATTCTTCCATAGATTTGATCGTGGAAGTGATCGGGGGCACTTCGGAAGCACGCGAGGCGATTGAAAAATCATTGAATGCCGGCAAGGGCGTCGTAACGGCGAATAAAGACGTCATGGCTGAATATGGACTTGACCTTTTGCAACTGGCGGATGAAAATAAATGTGACCTCTTTTTCGAAGCGAGTGTAGGAGGCGGAATCCCGTTGATCCGTACGCTCGAAGATGGATTGGCATCGGATCGGATCAGCGCGTTGACCGGGATCGTCAATGGTACGACGAACTTCATCCTGACGAAAATGAAACACGAGAACATGTCCTATGAGGATGCGTTAGCGGAAGCGACGGAATTGGGCTTCGCCGAGGCGGATCCGACTGCTGACGTCGATGGAATCGATGCAGCACGGAAGATGGTCATCTTGGCATCTCTCGCATTCTCTACCGAAGTCCGTTTGGATGATGTCTTCGTCCGCGGCCTGCGGGAAATCCAGGACGGCGACCTGGAGTTGGCAGAACAATTCGGCTATACAGTTAAACTTGCCGGTTCCGCCAAAAAGAATGAGGATGGCATTGAAGTGGCTGTAGAGCCTGTCCTTTTGCCGAATTCCCATCCATTGGCGTCGGTGAACAATGAGTTCAACGCTGTCTATGTATATGGAGAAGCTGTCGGAGAGACGATGTTCTACGGACCGGGCGCCGGTTCACTGCCAACTGCTACATCTGTTACAGGAGATATCGTGGCCGCTTGCCGCAATCTGTTGATGGGAGTGAATGGAAGAAGAACTCACTCGCCGCAGCATGAACGCCATGTGAAAACGGACGATCAAAAGTTCGCCCGCTATTTCCACCGGATCCGCGTGAAGGATGAAGTGGGCGTGCTGACCAAATTGACTGCCATCTATAGTAGATACGGGGCTAGCCTGGCCACAGTCATCCAAGATTCGGACAATGGCGTTGAAGCGGATCTGATTTTCATTACACATCAGATTTCACGCCAGCAGCATTTGGATATCATGAATGAATTAAATGAAACACCTGAAGTGATCCATGTATTGAGTCACTACCGGGTGGAGGGGGAATCACGATGA
- a CDS encoding deoxynucleoside kinase: MAIPFLAVEGPIGVGKTSLAKTIAETWNYKLLQEIVYENPFLGKFYENMEEWSFQTEMFFLCNRYKQLNDIKQGMIADPQPVVSDYHIFKNLIFAKRTLPPAEYQKYEEIYMILTRDMPVPNIIIYLHASLDKLMERIAKRGREFEKNMDTAYLRQLADDYEVFMNEFERAHPSIHVLRFDGDATDFVNNRTDRDTILKAIQAVLDKGAF; the protein is encoded by the coding sequence ATGGCAATACCCTTCCTGGCGGTCGAGGGGCCGATCGGTGTCGGCAAGACATCGCTCGCCAAGACGATTGCGGAAACGTGGAATTACAAGCTTTTACAGGAAATCGTATACGAAAATCCGTTTTTGGGTAAATTTTATGAGAACATGGAGGAATGGAGTTTTCAGACGGAAATGTTCTTCCTTTGCAACCGATACAAGCAATTGAACGACATCAAGCAGGGGATGATTGCCGATCCACAACCGGTTGTCTCCGATTATCATATATTCAAGAATCTGATTTTCGCAAAACGGACATTGCCCCCTGCAGAGTATCAAAAATATGAAGAGATCTACATGATTTTAACACGGGATATGCCCGTTCCGAATATCATCATCTATTTACATGCCAGTTTGGATAAACTGATGGAACGGATCGCCAAACGGGGTCGGGAGTTCGAAAAAAATATGGATACCGCCTATTTGAGACAGCTGGCGGATGACTATGAGGTTTTCATGAATGAGTTTGAACGGGCTCATCCGTCCATTCATGTCTTGCGGTTTGACGGGGATGCAACCGACTTTGTAAACAATCGAACCGACCGGGATACTATCTTGAAGGCGATTCAGGCGGTTCTGGATAAAGGAGCTTTTTAG
- a CDS encoding deoxynucleoside kinase codes for MKLRDQYNIPHNTVITVAGTVGVGKSTMAQALAEALGLRTSFEKVNENPYLERFYDDFEKWSFHLQIYFLAERFKEQKRMFEYGGGFVQDRSIYEDTGIFAKMHMENGTMDPVDYSTYTELFEAMVMTPYFPHPDVLIYLEGSPDVILERIRERGRPMEQETPISYWTEMYARYADWIDSFNACPVLRIDVSDYDLLRRPEEVEMIVERIGIVLQHAKR; via the coding sequence ATGAAGCTGCGAGATCAATATAATATCCCTCATAATACGGTGATTACGGTGGCGGGCACAGTCGGCGTCGGAAAATCGACGATGGCTCAGGCGCTTGCCGAGGCGTTGGGACTCAGGACTTCATTTGAAAAGGTGAATGAGAATCCGTATCTTGAACGCTTTTACGACGACTTCGAGAAATGGAGCTTCCATTTGCAAATTTACTTCCTGGCAGAGCGGTTCAAGGAGCAGAAACGGATGTTTGAATATGGCGGTGGGTTTGTCCAAGACCGGTCGATCTACGAAGATACGGGGATTTTTGCAAAGATGCATATGGAAAACGGGACGATGGATCCGGTCGATTATTCGACTTACACCGAGTTGTTCGAAGCGATGGTCATGACCCCGTATTTCCCCCACCCCGACGTCCTCATTTATTTGGAAGGCTCGCCCGATGTCATTTTGGAGCGCATCCGGGAACGGGGACGGCCGATGGAGCAGGAGACGCCCATTTCCTATTGGACGGAGATGTATGCGCGCTATGCGGACTGGATCGACTCATTCAACGCTTGTCCGGTGTTGCGGATTGACGTCAGCGACTATGATTTGCTTAGAAGGCCGGAAGAGGTGGAGATGATTGTGGAACGGATTGGCATTGTCTTGCAACATGCCAAAAGATAA
- a CDS encoding aspartate kinase: MKVCKFGGTSVATADQIKKVADIILSDPTRKIVVVSAPGKRSDEDTKVTDLLIRLAEAALDGKDATAQLGEVVERYRQIAEGLELSNDIVQVIEHDLKERLEGDKNDPTLFTDTLKAAGEDNNAKLIAEYFSSIGIEAQYISPKEAGLLVNQRPARVQALPEGDAQLAKLRELPGIIVFPGFFGFTEDGTLRTFNRGGSDITGSLLAAATDAELYENFTDVDSVFAANPRIVDEPAAISKMTYREMRELAYAGFSVFHDEALIPAFRRSIPVCIKNTNNPSAPGTLIVKERDHSSQPVIGIAADHGFSTLFVDKFLMNLEIGFGRRLLQILEEEEIPYEHTPSGIDNLSVIIRSRFLTPGKEQRILERVKEELKPDKVFFNHDYSMIVLVGEGMRDTTGLAARAAGAIARTGTSIQMINQGSSEVSLVFGVLKEDETIILKELYKEFFSNIKVCS, translated from the coding sequence ATGAAAGTATGTAAATTTGGCGGAACATCGGTTGCAACAGCAGATCAGATCAAGAAAGTGGCGGATATCATCCTATCCGATCCAACGCGTAAAATCGTCGTTGTTTCCGCTCCGGGCAAACGCTCCGATGAGGACACGAAAGTGACGGACCTGCTGATCCGTTTAGCTGAAGCAGCACTAGACGGAAAAGATGCAACGGCACAGCTGGGGGAAGTTGTGGAACGGTATCGCCAAATTGCGGAAGGCCTCGAACTTTCCAATGACATCGTACAAGTCATCGAACATGATTTGAAAGAACGTCTGGAAGGCGATAAAAACGATCCAACCCTCTTTACAGACACATTGAAAGCTGCCGGGGAAGATAACAACGCCAAACTGATCGCCGAGTATTTCTCTTCCATCGGTATTGAAGCTCAATATATCTCGCCAAAAGAAGCCGGCCTCCTCGTCAATCAGCGCCCGGCACGTGTACAGGCCCTGCCGGAAGGTGATGCACAACTGGCGAAACTGAGAGAGCTGCCAGGCATCATCGTATTCCCAGGATTTTTCGGCTTCACGGAAGACGGAACGTTACGAACATTCAATAGAGGAGGGTCGGATATTACAGGCTCGTTGCTGGCAGCTGCCACCGATGCCGAACTCTATGAAAATTTCACGGATGTCGATTCGGTCTTCGCCGCCAACCCGCGTATCGTGGATGAGCCGGCAGCCATCAGTAAAATGACATACCGGGAAATGCGCGAACTGGCGTATGCCGGCTTCTCTGTTTTCCATGATGAAGCGTTGATTCCGGCTTTCCGCCGCTCGATTCCGGTCTGCATTAAAAACACGAATAACCCGAGCGCACCAGGGACATTGATCGTGAAAGAACGCGACCATTCGTCTCAGCCAGTTATCGGAATCGCCGCGGACCATGGTTTCTCCACCTTATTCGTCGATAAATTCCTAATGAACTTGGAAATCGGGTTCGGACGCCGCCTTCTTCAAATCTTGGAAGAGGAAGAGATTCCATACGAGCATACGCCATCCGGCATCGATAACTTATCAGTGATCATTCGCAGCCGCTTCCTGACACCGGGCAAAGAGCAGCGGATTTTGGAACGGGTCAAAGAGGAGCTGAAGCCGGATAAAGTCTTCTTCAATCATGATTACTCCATGATCGTCCTTGTCGGGGAAGGAATGCGCGACACGACAGGTTTGGCTGCACGTGCTGCTGGAGCGATTGCCCGTACCGGTACGAGCATCCAGATGATCAATCAAGGTTCTTCGGAAGTGAGCTTGGTCTTCGGCGTCCTGAAAGAAGACGAAACAATCATCCTGAAAGAGTTGTATAAAGAGTTCTTTTCGAATATCAAAGTCTGTTCTTAA
- the serS gene encoding serine--tRNA ligase, whose protein sequence is MLDIKKIRADFDGVKEKLSKRGEDLTDFDKFGGLDEKRRELIAKVEVLKAERNEVSQQVATMKRNKENADDVIARMREVGDDIKKLDEELNQVEEELNYVMMRIPNIPHESVPVGDSEDDNVEVRTWGAQPEFSFEPKPHWEIGTDLNLLDFERAAKVTGSRFVFYRGLGARLERALINFMLDLHIEEHGYEEMLPPYLVNRTSLTGTGQLPKFEEDAFLVEEEDYFLIPTSEVPVTNFYRDEILDGSQLPAAFAAYSTNFRSEAGSAGRDTRGLIRQHQFNKVELVRFVKPEESYDELEKLTGHAEKVLQLLNLPYRVLKMCTADLGFTAAKKYDIEVWIPTQNTYREISSCSNFEDFQARRAHIRFRREAGAKPEYVHTLNGSGLAIGRTVAAILENYQQEDGSVIIPEVLRPYMGGKEVIR, encoded by the coding sequence ATGTTAGATATCAAAAAAATCCGGGCTGATTTCGATGGTGTGAAAGAAAAGCTGTCGAAACGCGGGGAAGATCTCACGGATTTCGATAAATTCGGAGGTCTCGATGAAAAACGGCGTGAATTGATCGCCAAAGTGGAAGTGCTGAAGGCGGAACGCAATGAAGTATCGCAACAAGTGGCCACGATGAAACGCAATAAGGAAAATGCGGACGACGTCATTGCGCGGATGCGTGAAGTCGGCGATGACATCAAAAAGTTGGACGAAGAATTGAATCAGGTAGAAGAAGAGCTGAACTACGTCATGATGCGCATTCCGAACATACCTCATGAAAGCGTCCCCGTCGGCGATAGCGAAGATGACAACGTCGAAGTGCGGACTTGGGGGGCACAACCGGAATTCTCTTTCGAGCCGAAACCGCATTGGGAAATCGGCACCGATCTGAATCTGTTGGACTTTGAGCGCGCGGCGAAAGTGACAGGCAGCCGGTTCGTCTTTTATCGCGGTCTTGGCGCGCGGCTGGAGCGGGCATTGATCAATTTCATGCTGGATCTTCATATTGAGGAGCATGGCTATGAAGAGATGCTGCCGCCTTACTTAGTAAACCGGACGAGCTTGACCGGGACAGGCCAGCTGCCGAAATTTGAAGAGGATGCTTTCCTGGTCGAGGAAGAGGATTACTTCCTGATCCCGACTTCTGAAGTGCCTGTGACCAACTTCTATCGAGATGAGATTTTGGATGGATCTCAGCTACCGGCAGCATTTGCTGCATACAGCACCAATTTCCGTTCTGAAGCGGGATCTGCAGGCCGTGATACACGCGGTTTGATTCGCCAGCATCAGTTTAACAAAGTGGAACTCGTCCGCTTTGTTAAGCCGGAAGAGTCGTATGATGAACTTGAAAAACTGACAGGCCATGCGGAGAAAGTGCTTCAATTGCTGAACTTGCCGTATCGCGTCCTGAAAATGTGCACAGCGGACCTCGGCTTCACGGCTGCCAAGAAGTATGATATCGAAGTATGGATTCCGACGCAGAACACCTACCGTGAAATCTCTTCTTGTTCCAATTTCGAAGATTTCCAAGCGCGCCGGGCTCACATCCGATTCCGTCGTGAAGCGGGAGCGAAGCCTGAATACGTTCATACGTTGAATGGAAGCGGTCTGGCGATCGGCCGGACGGTAGCTGCCATTTTAGAGAATTACCAACAGGAAGACGGCTCCGTCATCATTCCGGAAGTCCTTCGTCCGTACATGGGCGGCAAGGAAGTTATCCGATAA
- the tadA gene encoding tRNA adenosine(34) deaminase TadA → MDVFETDRSFMRLAIKEAKKAEALGEVPIGAVIVHEGNIIARAHNLRETSQNAVTHAELSAIQEACQTLGSWRLEQTTLYVTLEPCPMCAGAILQSRVPRVVYGARDPKGGCVDSLYRLLNDPRFNHECEVTEGILGEECGDMLSAFFRAIRERKKREKKAASEIE, encoded by the coding sequence ATGGATGTATTCGAAACGGACCGGTCGTTCATGCGACTGGCAATTAAGGAAGCAAAGAAGGCGGAGGCGCTAGGAGAAGTGCCGATTGGAGCGGTGATTGTCCATGAGGGAAACATCATTGCGCGTGCTCATAACCTACGCGAGACGTCCCAAAATGCCGTCACGCATGCAGAATTATCCGCTATTCAGGAGGCTTGCCAAACACTTGGCAGCTGGCGGTTGGAACAGACAACCCTCTATGTCACATTGGAGCCTTGCCCAATGTGTGCAGGCGCCATTCTGCAATCGAGAGTTCCCCGCGTCGTCTATGGCGCCCGCGATCCGAAAGGAGGCTGTGTCGATTCCTTATACCGGTTGCTGAACGACCCGCGGTTCAACCATGAATGCGAGGTAACCGAAGGCATCCTGGGCGAGGAATGTGGAGACATGCTATCCGCCTTTTTCAGGGCCATCCGGGAAAGAAAAAAGAGAGAAAAAAAGGCTGCGTCCGAAATCGAATGA